One window from the genome of Chloroflexota bacterium encodes:
- a CDS encoding cupin domain-containing protein yields MSDTPSGVHALKDLIQTQSGSVVSRTLVKKPTGTVTAFAFAEGEGLSEHTAPFEALVIGVEGEAEVRIDGQPHTVRAGDLLVLPANHPHAVKAAAPFKMLLVMIRESERE; encoded by the coding sequence ATGAGCGACACCCCATCGGGCGTGCATGCCCTCAAAGACCTGATCCAGACGCAGAGTGGATCCGTTGTCAGCCGCACGCTCGTCAAGAAGCCGACCGGTACGGTCACGGCGTTCGCATTCGCTGAAGGCGAGGGGTTGAGCGAGCACACCGCGCCGTTCGAGGCGCTCGTCATCGGCGTCGAGGGCGAGGCTGAGGTGCGCATCGACGGCCAGCCGCACACCGTGCGCGCCGGCGACCTGCTGGTGCTGCCCGCCAACCACCCGCACGCCGTCAAGGCCGCCGCGCCGTTCAAGATGCTGCTGGTCATGATCCGCGAATCGGAGCGGGAGTGA